A genomic segment from Saccharospirillaceae bacterium encodes:
- the gmhB gene encoding D-glycero-beta-D-manno-heptose 1,7-bisphosphate 7-phosphatase: MNHTQKAAFLDRDGVINIDHGYVSSPEQFEFIDGVFDACRHLQQQGYLLIVVTNQSGIGRGYYNEQQFAALTQWMTAQFAQHGVSITEVFFCPHHPTDAIAPYQIDCQCRKPAPGMLLQALEKYQIDPGQSLMLGDKRADMQAARAAGIKRKVLVLSGQSVSEEDKASADEVWPSIITALTAL; the protein is encoded by the coding sequence ATGAACCACACACAAAAAGCCGCATTTTTGGACAGAGATGGTGTTATTAACATCGACCATGGCTATGTCAGCAGCCCGGAGCAGTTCGAGTTTATCGATGGTGTATTTGACGCTTGTCGCCACCTGCAGCAGCAAGGTTATTTACTGATAGTGGTGACAAACCAATCAGGCATTGGCCGCGGTTATTATAACGAGCAGCAGTTTGCAGCGCTGACCCAGTGGATGACAGCACAATTTGCACAGCATGGCGTTAGCATCACAGAAGTGTTTTTTTGCCCACATCATCCGACTGATGCCATAGCCCCTTACCAAATCGATTGCCAATGCAGAAAACCTGCACCGGGCATGTTGTTACAAGCCCTAGAAAAATATCAGATTGATCCTGGCCAAAGTCTTATGTTGGGCGATAAAAGAGCCGATATGCAAGCAGCAAGAGCCGCCGGCATTAAACGCAAAGTGTTAGTGCTGTCTGGTCAGAGTGTGAGCGAAGAAGATAAGGCCAGCGCCGATGAAGTCTGGCCTTCTATTATAACCGCGTTAACTGCCTTGTAA
- the hldE gene encoding bifunctional D-glycero-beta-D-manno-heptose-7-phosphate kinase/D-glycero-beta-D-manno-heptose 1-phosphate adenylyltransferase HldE, with the protein MIDLSLLQNLSSASVLVVGDVMLDRYFNGDSQRISPEAPVPVVKISKIEDKAGGAANVARNIAHLDGKVALLGIIGDDSAGDSLQQLLASEQIHSELIRQQQKPTIAKMRVVSRQQQIVRLDQEDSFSSADAKLLADRFAAVFSHYDVIVFSDYYKGSLQHITAMIALAKAAGKTVLVDPKQANLAVYAGADVITPNLGEFKTAGGKTGSVDEMLSSARELMQKAGLASILLTRSEQGMSLITPTEHHHFPAQVLEVSDVTGAGDTVIATLAVMLNAGMSLPDATQLANLAAGIVVAKVGAATVSPEELAAKLNKDLFRQGDFYQTPFDKVLQHIQFARQNGERIVFTNGCFDILHAGHVRYLAQAKALGDRLVVGLNSDASVRRLKGEQRPINSLEDRATVLSSLASVDWVVPFGDDAAEQDTPLKLISSILPDVLVKGGDYSIDTIVGADVVLANGGEVQVLTFVDGRSTSKVIRKIQDLQGNS; encoded by the coding sequence ATGATCGACCTAAGCCTGCTGCAAAATTTGTCTTCTGCTTCTGTACTGGTAGTAGGTGATGTAATGCTGGACCGCTATTTTAATGGCGACTCACAGCGCATTTCACCTGAAGCACCGGTACCAGTGGTGAAAATAAGCAAAATTGAAGACAAAGCCGGCGGTGCGGCCAATGTGGCACGCAATATTGCACACTTAGATGGCAAAGTGGCCTTACTAGGCATTATTGGCGATGACAGCGCTGGCGACTCTTTACAACAGCTATTAGCCAGCGAGCAAATCCATTCAGAATTAATCCGGCAACAACAGAAACCGACTATCGCCAAAATGCGGGTGGTGTCACGCCAGCAGCAAATTGTGCGGCTGGATCAGGAAGACAGCTTCAGCAGCGCTGACGCGAAATTACTGGCCGATCGCTTTGCTGCCGTATTCAGCCACTATGATGTAATAGTATTTAGCGATTACTACAAAGGCTCGTTGCAACATATTACAGCTATGATTGCTTTGGCAAAAGCAGCCGGGAAAACAGTGTTAGTTGACCCCAAGCAAGCCAACTTAGCGGTTTATGCAGGCGCCGATGTGATTACGCCCAATTTAGGCGAATTTAAAACGGCAGGTGGCAAAACCGGCTCTGTCGACGAGATGCTAAGCTCAGCCCGCGAGTTAATGCAAAAAGCCGGCTTGGCATCCATTTTATTAACTCGCAGCGAACAAGGCATGAGCCTGATAACGCCGACCGAACACCATCATTTTCCGGCACAAGTACTGGAAGTAAGCGACGTAACCGGTGCCGGCGATACCGTTATCGCCACCTTAGCCGTAATGCTAAATGCTGGCATGTCGTTACCTGATGCCACTCAGCTGGCAAACTTAGCTGCTGGCATCGTGGTGGCTAAAGTAGGTGCCGCTACCGTATCGCCAGAAGAGCTTGCGGCTAAGTTGAACAAGGACTTATTTCGTCAGGGCGACTTTTACCAGACGCCTTTTGATAAAGTGCTGCAGCATATTCAGTTTGCCCGGCAAAACGGCGAGCGTATTGTGTTTACTAATGGCTGCTTTGATATATTACACGCCGGCCATGTCCGCTATTTAGCACAGGCCAAAGCACTGGGCGACAGGTTAGTGGTCGGCCTTAATTCAGATGCTTCAGTACGTCGGTTAAAAGGCGAACAACGTCCTATTAATAGCTTGGAAGACCGCGCTACGGTATTAAGCAGCCTTGCCAGCGTAGACTGGGTAGTGCCTTTTGGCGATGATGCAGCAGAACAGGATACGCCGTTAAAGCTTATCAGCAGCATTTTGCCCGATGTGTTGGTTAAGGGCGGCGATTACAGCATAGACACTATAGTAGGTGCAGATGTCGTGCTCGCCAACGGTGGCGAAGTGCAGGTATTAACCTTTGTCGATGGCCGCTCTACCAGCAAAGTAATCCGCAAAATCCAGGATTTGCAGGGAAATAGCTAA
- a CDS encoding glycosyltransferase family 9 protein, whose translation MPKPLTSICILRLSAIGDVCNAVSVVQAIQCQHPQAQITWVIGKVEARLLEGLPGVRFVVFDKRQGKAAYRQLKQDLQHDHFDVLLHMQVAFRANLASLCIKAHKKIGFDWHTAKELHALFMRHRIIPSPRSHVLDGFRQFARAIGVSEHLLTQPPKWQLPIPESDEQWAKQQLAAVANSRVLIISPAASKAERNWLPERYADLADYAHTKGFAVILCGGPTELERTLSQAILATAKQPITDLTGQTNLKQLLALLKHASLVLAPDTGPTHMAVAVGTPVIGLYGHSNPDRTGPYLFRQYVVEVYHSSLLAQQGKTAAQLKWGTRVKGKDIMQKITVDAVIAMFDKVVAEQQL comes from the coding sequence GTGCCTAAGCCGTTAACGTCCATTTGTATTTTGAGGTTATCCGCTATTGGTGATGTCTGTAATGCAGTGTCTGTAGTGCAAGCTATTCAGTGTCAGCATCCTCAAGCTCAGATCACCTGGGTGATAGGCAAAGTAGAAGCACGATTACTGGAAGGTTTACCTGGAGTGCGGTTTGTCGTGTTTGATAAAAGACAGGGCAAGGCTGCTTACCGCCAACTGAAACAGGACTTACAACACGACCATTTTGATGTGCTGTTGCATATGCAGGTGGCTTTTCGCGCTAATCTGGCCTCTTTGTGTATCAAGGCGCACAAAAAAATTGGTTTTGACTGGCATACGGCCAAAGAGCTACATGCGCTTTTTATGCGCCACCGTATCATACCCTCACCACGCAGCCATGTGCTGGATGGCTTTCGCCAATTTGCCAGAGCCATAGGTGTGTCAGAGCACTTACTAACGCAGCCGCCTAAATGGCAGTTACCTATACCGGAAAGCGATGAGCAATGGGCAAAGCAGCAACTGGCCGCCGTGGCGAATTCACGGGTATTGATCATCAGCCCCGCGGCATCTAAAGCCGAGCGCAACTGGCTGCCAGAGCGTTATGCTGATCTGGCAGATTATGCCCATACCAAAGGCTTTGCAGTGATATTGTGTGGTGGCCCCACGGAGCTTGAACGCACATTAAGCCAGGCCATTTTGGCAACGGCTAAGCAGCCGATCACAGACCTGACAGGTCAAACCAATTTAAAACAACTGCTGGCCCTGCTAAAACACGCTAGTTTAGTATTAGCACCAGACACTGGCCCTACCCATATGGCGGTCGCGGTCGGCACGCCAGTTATCGGGCTTTATGGCCATAGCAATCCGGATCGCACCGGGCCTTATTTATTTCGTCAGTATGTGGTAGAGGTGTATCATTCATCTTTGCTCGCGCAACAGGGTAAAACCGCAGCACAGCTTAAATGGGGCACCCGCGTTAAAGGCAAAGATATTATGCAAAAAATAACGGTCGATGCTGTTATTGCGATGTTCGATAAAGTCGTCGCCGAGCAGCAGTTATGA
- a CDS encoding SIS domain-containing protein → MPNLTQSFLDSLQRHRDVFAIVEAYHDAAMQLLEAVQNCLKQGGKVVWMGNGGSAADSQHLAAEFMVRYKAERDPLASIALTTDTSILTAHANDYHFDSVFERQVRGLVRPQDVVIGLTTSGKSPNINLALQAANELGAYTVALTGRDGGLVKDIAKLSIIVKNDETARIQEVHMFIGHWLCEALDMAIVGRN, encoded by the coding sequence ATGCCCAATTTAACGCAAAGTTTTCTGGATAGCCTGCAACGTCATCGTGATGTATTTGCCATAGTAGAAGCCTATCATGACGCTGCTATGCAGCTGTTAGAAGCCGTGCAGAACTGCTTAAAGCAAGGCGGCAAAGTGGTTTGGATGGGTAACGGCGGCAGCGCTGCAGATAGTCAGCATTTGGCAGCCGAATTTATGGTGCGCTATAAAGCCGAGCGCGACCCGTTGGCCTCAATTGCCTTAACCACTGATACGTCTATTCTTACGGCCCATGCCAATGACTACCATTTTGACAGCGTATTTGAACGTCAGGTACGAGGCCTGGTGCGGCCACAAGATGTCGTAATTGGCCTGACAACCTCTGGCAAAAGCCCGAATATCAATCTAGCACTACAGGCCGCTAATGAGCTTGGTGCATACACTGTGGCGCTGACCGGCCGCGACGGGGGCCTGGTAAAAGATATTGCCAAGCTATCTATTATCGTTAAAAACGATGAAACCGCCCGTATTCAAGAGGTGCATATGTTTATTGGCCACTGGCTGTGTGAAGCCCTGGACATGGCTATTGTAGGACGCAACTAA
- a CDS encoding peroxiredoxin, whose product MIKVGDKLPEVSFSQLTKEGVMNPTTSQVFANKKVVLFAVPGAFTPTCSAAHLPGYITLADQIKAKGIDAIICTAVNDAFVMNAWAKSQNAEEIMFLANGGAAFHKAIGLTMETGDFGGTRSQRYAMVVENGVVTLLNVEAPKTFEVSKAEVMLAAL is encoded by the coding sequence ATGATTAAAGTCGGCGATAAACTGCCTGAAGTGAGCTTTTCGCAGCTGACCAAAGAAGGCGTAATGAACCCAACCACCAGCCAGGTGTTTGCCAATAAAAAGGTAGTGCTGTTTGCCGTGCCAGGCGCTTTTACACCCACGTGCTCTGCTGCGCATTTGCCGGGCTACATTACCCTGGCTGACCAAATTAAAGCCAAGGGTATTGATGCCATTATCTGTACTGCAGTAAACGATGCGTTTGTGATGAATGCCTGGGCCAAAAGCCAGAACGCTGAAGAAATTATGTTTTTAGCCAACGGCGGCGCGGCCTTTCATAAAGCCATTGGGCTGACCATGGAAACCGGTGATTTTGGCGGTACCCGTTCACAGCGTTATGCCATGGTTGTCGAAAACGGTGTGGTAACACTGTTAAACGTTGAAGCGCCAAAAACCTTTGAAGTGAGCAAAGCTGAGGTGATGTTAGCGGCGCTGTAA